A portion of the Mesobacillus sp. AQ2 genome contains these proteins:
- a CDS encoding (Fe-S)-binding protein, with protein sequence MNGLLWINLIAFLFVTAYAISLFVYVVKTRIEYIKLGKKSEFDDDIKDRWRRILVHVFGQKRLLKDKKSGAIHVMFFYGFLLVQFGAIDFIWKGIKPGSHLPLGPLYPGFTFFQELVTLTILVAVVWAFYRRYVEKLVRLKRGFKNGLVLLFIGGLMLSVLLGNGMGMIWHGHEGTWTEPVASLIAAAFSGIPEAAAITVFYIAWWIHLLFLLAFLVYVPQSKHAHLIAGPANVYLTRVDSPGKITKIDFEDETQETFGAGKITDFNYEQMIDFYACVECGRCTNMCPATGTGKMLSPMDLIVKLRDHLTLTGAAVTSKQPWVPTFAFSGTKGNQIALAASGQGVNESAAALAYSPSMIGDVITEEEIWACTTCRNCEDQCPVMNEHVDKIIDLRRYLVLTEGKMDADAQRAMTNIERQGNPWGLNRKEKENWRELRDDVVVPTVKELKKADEEFDYLFWVGAMGAFDNRSQKIALSFAKLMNEAGVKFAILGNKEKNSGDTPRRLGNEFLFQDLATKNIEEFEKNEVKKIVTIDPHAYNIFKNEYPDFGLEAEVYHHTELLAQLIKEGRLTPKHAVNETITFHDSCYLGRYNEVYDAPRDILKAIPGVDLKEMERNRDTAMCCGAGGGLMWMEEETGHRINVSRTEQALAVNPSVISSGCPYCLTMLSDGTKAKEVEDSVETLDVAELLEKSVFGEIKPLVS encoded by the coding sequence ATGAACGGTTTGCTTTGGATCAATCTTATTGCGTTCTTGTTTGTAACCGCTTACGCTATCAGTCTGTTCGTTTATGTGGTGAAGACGAGAATCGAATACATCAAACTCGGCAAGAAATCTGAGTTTGATGATGATATCAAAGATCGCTGGAGAAGAATCCTTGTTCATGTATTCGGCCAGAAAAGGCTATTGAAGGACAAGAAAAGCGGCGCCATCCACGTTATGTTTTTCTATGGCTTCCTCCTTGTCCAGTTTGGGGCAATTGATTTTATCTGGAAGGGCATAAAGCCCGGCTCGCATTTGCCGCTGGGACCGTTGTATCCGGGCTTCACTTTCTTCCAGGAGCTTGTTACGCTTACGATTCTTGTAGCGGTTGTATGGGCTTTTTATCGCCGTTATGTTGAAAAACTTGTCCGTCTGAAGCGCGGCTTCAAAAACGGATTGGTCTTGCTGTTCATCGGCGGATTGATGCTTTCTGTACTGCTCGGGAACGGGATGGGCATGATCTGGCATGGCCATGAAGGAACATGGACTGAGCCGGTTGCATCACTTATTGCTGCGGCTTTCAGCGGAATTCCTGAGGCAGCTGCCATTACGGTTTTCTATATTGCATGGTGGATTCACTTATTATTCCTGCTTGCGTTCCTTGTGTACGTGCCGCAATCAAAGCACGCCCACTTGATTGCTGGACCAGCCAATGTTTATTTAACAAGGGTTGACTCACCAGGAAAAATCACGAAGATCGATTTTGAAGATGAAACACAGGAAACATTCGGTGCTGGTAAAATCACTGATTTCAATTATGAACAAATGATCGATTTCTATGCTTGTGTTGAATGTGGACGCTGTACGAATATGTGTCCGGCAACTGGCACTGGGAAGATGCTGTCTCCGATGGACTTGATCGTCAAACTGCGTGACCATCTGACTCTAACAGGTGCAGCGGTCACATCAAAACAGCCCTGGGTACCGACATTTGCATTTTCCGGCACAAAAGGCAACCAGATTGCTCTGGCAGCTTCAGGACAGGGTGTCAATGAATCCGCTGCAGCTCTGGCTTACAGCCCAAGCATGATCGGCGATGTCATTACAGAAGAGGAAATCTGGGCTTGTACGACTTGCCGCAACTGTGAAGACCAGTGTCCAGTCATGAACGAACACGTTGATAAAATCATCGACCTTCGCCGTTATCTTGTTTTGACAGAAGGCAAGATGGACGCTGATGCACAGCGTGCGATGACAAATATCGAACGCCAGGGCAACCCTTGGGGCTTGAACCGCAAGGAAAAAGAAAACTGGCGCGAGCTTCGCGACGATGTTGTCGTTCCTACCGTAAAAGAACTTAAGAAAGCAGATGAAGAATTCGATTACTTATTCTGGGTCGGCGCAATGGGTGCGTTTGACAACCGCAGCCAAAAGATCGCGCTGTCATTCGCCAAGCTGATGAACGAAGCAGGCGTCAAATTCGCCATCCTTGGCAACAAGGAAAAGAACTCAGGTGACACACCGCGCCGTCTGGGCAATGAATTCCTGTTCCAGGATCTGGCAACAAAGAATATCGAAGAATTCGAAAAAAATGAAGTGAAGAAGATCGTGACGATCGACCCTCACGCATACAATATCTTTAAGAATGAGTATCCAGACTTTGGCCTTGAAGCAGAGGTATATCACCACACTGAACTTCTTGCTCAATTAATCAAGGAAGGAAGACTCACTCCGAAGCATGCAGTGAACGAAACGATCACTTTCCATGATTCCTGCTACCTTGGCCGCTATAACGAGGTTTATGACGCACCGCGAGATATCCTCAAAGCGATCCCGGGCGTGGACCTCAAGGAAATGGAACGCAACCGCGATACAGCAATGTGCTGCGGCGCTGGCGGCGGCTTGATGTGGATGGAGGAAGAAACGGGCCACAGAATCAACGTTTCCCGTACTGAACAGGCACTTGCTGTGAACCCGTCCGTCATCAGTTCCGGCTGCCCATACTGCCTGACAATGCTTTCCGATGGCACTAAGGCGAAGGAAGTTGAAGACAGCGTTGAGACGCTCGACGTTGCAGAACTGCTTGAAAAATCCGTTTTTGGTGAGATTAAGCCGTTAGTTTCTTAA